From Hydractinia symbiolongicarpus strain clone_291-10 chromosome 12, HSymV2.1, whole genome shotgun sequence, one genomic window encodes:
- the LOC130621659 gene encoding corticotropin-releasing factor receptor 1-like isoform X1 — translation MPGIVGPATSGIVSVIIYKFYKFLTDFRSIMIWRIYATSLFYLLQITFVVKADTKSILEVFNIKHTECLTDTKKIASHLRIREKCVVKFTQFLNCFPQTARQTTVYEPCSPLFFYESGMVPARCNENGTWETIKTLEHCKVLPPHLLAEKRDEFLLKHNISTEKKLRGQKIRTAHKLRAERIKEVLQCIDLSLCIASLILLFCFIPLDNARVMLHRNLISSFLLSDILKILLWTKYNKIGYTAECNTIFVAQNFFFLAQVCWMFNEGFFQFRQFFFVFVQKPYIWRYFLFGWAFPAIVTFGIYLPLMLKFPVTSKNEDIKMCWRLFKQYEINQVIYVPVVILMSANMIMMTYLMWMIWSKLKDSNNNELHKARKAARGFFILIVLLGGGYAFTLYGPDDCYEFKYFEAVVAETQGIFVCLAHVIFSREVNEAIRGKYRLFKLEIWASTDSNLRRPSIAERLSNGSRTNHSSSNLMIPSYANTAKGSGISEDDVFAFNQSNALHQKHGDELFIAVDKAFQEMKRRKPEAN, via the exons ATGCCTGGTATTGTTGGCCCTGCAACAAGTGGTATAGTATCGGTTATAATTTACAAGTTTTATAAATTTCTTACAGATTTTCGAAGCATAATGATATGGCGAATCTACGCAACAAGTTTG TTTTATCTCCTGCAGATCACTTTTGTAGTAAAGGCTGACACTAAAAGCATCCTGGAAGTGTTTAATATCAAACATACGGAATGCTTGACTGATACAAAAAAGATAGCTTCAC ATTTGCGAATCAGAGAGAAATGTGTGGTTAAGTTTACTCAGTTTTTGAACTGCTTCCCTCAAACAGCGAGACAAACAACAGTTTACGAGCCATGCAGTCCTTTGTTCTTTTATGAAAGCG GCATGGTTCCCGCTCGTTGCAATGAAAATGGCACGTGGGAGACGATCAAAACATTGGAACACTGCAAAGTACTCCCCCCTCACCTTCTAGCTGAAAAAAGAGACGAATTTCTGCTGAAGCATAACATATCAACTGAAAAG aAGCTGAGAGGACAGAAAATAAGAACAGCACATAAACTGCGCGCAGAAAGAATAAAGGAGGTCTTGCAATGTATCGATCTTTCCTTATGCATTGCAAGTCTAATTCTGTTATTCTGTTTCAT ACCTCTAGACAACGCCAGGGTGATGCTGCACCGCAATTTAATTTCATCTTTCCTTCTGTCagacattctcaaaattttACTGTGgacaaaatacaataaaatcgGTTATACG GCGGAATGCAACACAATATTTGTTGcgcaaaattttttctttttggctCAAGTCTGTTGGATGTTCAATGAAGGCTTCTTCCAGTTTCGACAGTTCTTCTTTGTGTTTGTACAAAAACCATACATTTGgcgttattttttgtttggatGGG CATTTCCTGCCATAGTCACGTTTGGTATTTACCTTCCCCTAATGTTGAAATTTCCTGTCACATCGAAAAACGAAGACATAaa GATGTGTTGGAGATTATTCAAACAGTACGAGATCAATCAAGTTATCTACGTTCCTGTCGTCATACTAATGAGT GCCAACATGATTATGATGACATACTTGATGTGGATGATTTGGTCAAAACTGAAGGACAGTAACAACAACGAATTGCACAAAGCAAG aaAAGCAGCTCGCGGATTTTTTATCTTGATCGTACTTCTTGGAGGTGGTTATGCATTTACCTTGTATGGTCCGGACGATTGCTATGAATTTAAATATTTCGAAGCTGTCGTTGCAGAAACTCag GGAATATTTGTATGTTTGGCACATGTGATATTCAGTCGAGAAGTAAACGAAGCTATCCGAGGAAAGTATCGATTGTTCAAACTGGAAAT ATGGGCATCAACAGATTCCAATTTGAGACGACCTAGCATAGCAGAAAGATTATCAAACGGCAGCCGAACAAACCACTCGTCGTCCAATTTAATGATTCCTAGCTACGCAAACACTGCTAAAGGCTCTGGCATTTCAGAAGACGACGTGTTCGCGTTTAATCAATCTAATGCACTTCATCAGAAACATGGCGACGAGTTATTTATAGCTGTTGATAAAGCCTTTCAGGAGATGAAACGAAGGAAACCCGAGGCAAACTGA
- the LOC130621659 gene encoding corticotropin-releasing factor receptor 1-like isoform X2, whose amino-acid sequence MIWRIYATSLFYLLQITFVVKADTKSILEVFNIKHTECLTDTKKIASHLRIREKCVVKFTQFLNCFPQTARQTTVYEPCSPLFFYESGMVPARCNENGTWETIKTLEHCKVLPPHLLAEKRDEFLLKHNISTEKKLRGQKIRTAHKLRAERIKEVLQCIDLSLCIASLILLFCFIPLDNARVMLHRNLISSFLLSDILKILLWTKYNKIGYTAECNTIFVAQNFFFLAQVCWMFNEGFFQFRQFFFVFVQKPYIWRYFLFGWAFPAIVTFGIYLPLMLKFPVTSKNEDIKMCWRLFKQYEINQVIYVPVVILMSANMIMMTYLMWMIWSKLKDSNNNELHKARKAARGFFILIVLLGGGYAFTLYGPDDCYEFKYFEAVVAETQGIFVCLAHVIFSREVNEAIRGKYRLFKLEIWASTDSNLRRPSIAERLSNGSRTNHSSSNLMIPSYANTAKGSGISEDDVFAFNQSNALHQKHGDELFIAVDKAFQEMKRRKPEAN is encoded by the exons ATGATATGGCGAATCTACGCAACAAGTTTG TTTTATCTCCTGCAGATCACTTTTGTAGTAAAGGCTGACACTAAAAGCATCCTGGAAGTGTTTAATATCAAACATACGGAATGCTTGACTGATACAAAAAAGATAGCTTCAC ATTTGCGAATCAGAGAGAAATGTGTGGTTAAGTTTACTCAGTTTTTGAACTGCTTCCCTCAAACAGCGAGACAAACAACAGTTTACGAGCCATGCAGTCCTTTGTTCTTTTATGAAAGCG GCATGGTTCCCGCTCGTTGCAATGAAAATGGCACGTGGGAGACGATCAAAACATTGGAACACTGCAAAGTACTCCCCCCTCACCTTCTAGCTGAAAAAAGAGACGAATTTCTGCTGAAGCATAACATATCAACTGAAAAG aAGCTGAGAGGACAGAAAATAAGAACAGCACATAAACTGCGCGCAGAAAGAATAAAGGAGGTCTTGCAATGTATCGATCTTTCCTTATGCATTGCAAGTCTAATTCTGTTATTCTGTTTCAT ACCTCTAGACAACGCCAGGGTGATGCTGCACCGCAATTTAATTTCATCTTTCCTTCTGTCagacattctcaaaattttACTGTGgacaaaatacaataaaatcgGTTATACG GCGGAATGCAACACAATATTTGTTGcgcaaaattttttctttttggctCAAGTCTGTTGGATGTTCAATGAAGGCTTCTTCCAGTTTCGACAGTTCTTCTTTGTGTTTGTACAAAAACCATACATTTGgcgttattttttgtttggatGGG CATTTCCTGCCATAGTCACGTTTGGTATTTACCTTCCCCTAATGTTGAAATTTCCTGTCACATCGAAAAACGAAGACATAaa GATGTGTTGGAGATTATTCAAACAGTACGAGATCAATCAAGTTATCTACGTTCCTGTCGTCATACTAATGAGT GCCAACATGATTATGATGACATACTTGATGTGGATGATTTGGTCAAAACTGAAGGACAGTAACAACAACGAATTGCACAAAGCAAG aaAAGCAGCTCGCGGATTTTTTATCTTGATCGTACTTCTTGGAGGTGGTTATGCATTTACCTTGTATGGTCCGGACGATTGCTATGAATTTAAATATTTCGAAGCTGTCGTTGCAGAAACTCag GGAATATTTGTATGTTTGGCACATGTGATATTCAGTCGAGAAGTAAACGAAGCTATCCGAGGAAAGTATCGATTGTTCAAACTGGAAAT ATGGGCATCAACAGATTCCAATTTGAGACGACCTAGCATAGCAGAAAGATTATCAAACGGCAGCCGAACAAACCACTCGTCGTCCAATTTAATGATTCCTAGCTACGCAAACACTGCTAAAGGCTCTGGCATTTCAGAAGACGACGTGTTCGCGTTTAATCAATCTAATGCACTTCATCAGAAACATGGCGACGAGTTATTTATAGCTGTTGATAAAGCCTTTCAGGAGATGAAACGAAGGAAACCCGAGGCAAACTGA
- the LOC130621662 gene encoding major facilitator superfamily domain-containing protein 6-like — MGSDNEEEIDLNSFREGSACNEEITQECHCCKDVNRHLLPPKLFYFFFFAANGTLMPYLVLFFKQLGLTPSQVGIVTGFKPFMSFICTPVWGYIADKYKKTKWIYIISLLAYIGGYFAYSFAPAKHVCKLRTNSTKHHQPFGFHSHVHKRNIESSYKLYQILHKLKSKRNIYTPKQNTEYLRKHKKKHIRDVGTINSDYQTFPDEGGISFFQLPAHLGALASKGKGKVLKTNTGLEKENFTRKDSLPFYNDEPSWTSDISEHRSPWGICAAARANSEYETNFSAEIKAIVDMKAIFTYLLIVTIVATIFSCALITVVDTATIRKLQENNETHKYGKQRLWGSLGWGITSFGVGAIISLIPLCPGMNNEVNYYPAFYVFAVLLLFALVIGLRLQFNPPEQVESDDVQISHAQKIKNGLKLLKDPVYFCFIATSFYIGIVMSIIKTFLFWHLKDIGGTQLLFSIAAAINCVSEVFVYFCSSLFIQRIGHIKVLYIALVCYSMRLFYYGLLTNPWYVLAAEPLSGITTAAAWASMTSYIGLHATPESVTTLQGILHGIHWGLGHGCGELLGGFMVSWIGGAMTFNVFGALTLLQLLIFMSVNYCSQKRLTKNINAKLSEQNTPLMKNQVEE; from the exons ATGGGATCGGATAACGAGGAGGAAATAGATTTAAATTCTTTTAGAGAAGGGAGTGCTTGTAATGAAGAAATAACACAAGAATGTCATTGTTGTAAGGACGTAAACCGCCATCTTTTGCCGCCAAAACTGTTCTACTTTTTCTTCTTCGCCGCAAATGGAACCTTAATGCCTTATCTGGTCTTGTTTTTCAAACAACTAGGGCTCACTCCCAGTCAAGTTGGTATTGTAACTGGATTTAAACCATTCATGTCTTTTATATGTACTCCTGTATGGGGATATATTGCGGACAAGTACAAGAAAACAAAGTGGATATACATCATATCTCTTTTGGCTTATATTGGTGGATATTTTGCTTATTCTTTTGCGCCAGCGAAACACGTGTGTAAACTTCGAACGAATTCGACGAAACATCACCAGCCCTTTGGCTTTCATTCTCATGTACACAAAAGAAATATCGAATCTTCATACAAGTTATATCAAATACTGCACAAATTAAAATCCAAGAGGAACATATATACCCCAAAACAAAACACCGAATACCTtagaaaacacaagaaaaagcaCATTCGCGATGTAGGAACGATCAATTCTGACTATCAAACTTTCCCAGACGAGGGTGGAATTTCCTTCTTTCAACTCCCAGCTCATTTAGGAGCTCTTGCATCAAAAGGAAAAGGAAAAGTGTTAAAAACCAACACAGGGCTAGAGAAAGAGAACTTTACACGCAAAGATAGTCTGCCCTTTTATAACGACGAGCCGTCTTGGACAAGTGATATAAGCGAACACAGATCTCCTTGGGGAATTTGTGCAGCTGCTAGAGCTAATTctgaatatgaaacaaatttCAGCGCGGAAATCAAAGCCATAGTGGATATGAAGGCAATCTTTACGTATCTCTTGATCGTCACTATTGTGGCTACCATCTTTTCATGTGCGTTGATTACAGTTGTGGATACGGCAACTATTCGAAAACTGCAAGAAAACAACGAAACGCACAAATATGGTAAACAACGCTTGTGGGGATCTCTTGGATGGGGAATTACCTCTTTTGGTGTAGGCGCCATTATTAGTTTGATTCCCCTCTGTCCAGGAATGAATAACGAAGTTAATTATTACCCAGCGTTTTACGTTTTCGCTGTGTTGTTGTTATTTGCACTGGTAATTGGATTAAGGTTGCAGTTTAATCCACCAGAACAGGTAGAGAGCGATGATGTACAAATTAGCCATGCGCAGAAAATCAAGAACGGtttgaaacttttaaaagatcCTGTATATTTTTGCTTTATCGCGACATCTTTTTACATTGGTATTGTTATGTCTATTATAAAGACATTCTTGTTTTGGCATCTAAAAGACATTGGTGGAACACAGCTTTTATTCAGTATAGCAGCAGCCATCAATTGTGTTTCAGAAGTGTTCGTCTATTTCTGCTCATCCTTATTCATACAACGTATTGGTCATATTAAAGTGTTATATATTGCCTTAGTGTGCTATTCCATGCGACTATTTTATTACGGACTGCTTACTAACCCATGGTACGTACTCGCTGCTGAACCACTGTCTGGTATAACAACAGCTGCTGCATGGGCGTCTATGACGTCATACATTGGATTGCACGCCACGCCTGAGAGTGTTACTACTTTACAAG gTATATTACACGGTATTCACTGGGGACTTGGTCACGGTTGTGGGGAATTACTTGGTGGGTTCATGGTGTCATGGATTGGCGGAGCAATGACATTTAATGTGTTTGGTGCATTGACACTTCTTCAATTGCTTATTTTTATGTCTGTAAATTATTGCAGCCAAAAAAGgttaacaaaaaacataaacGCGAAACTTTCAGAACAGAATACGCCGTTGATGAAAAATCAAGTGGAAGaatga
- the LOC130621663 gene encoding uncharacterized protein LOC130621663 yields the protein MEKQTNRNQNNQPPPPATSVKLEQNIGGNKAQKGINDIFNYATNDMNKVKQEIETEEEEEEKYFCGVCNHTSYSLEAYQEHVVSEQHVNRAARVFHFDVSAKKQSKEDGKDKEIHHCDICDVNCNGDICWTAHLQGAKHKKKEKLKALEDEIARAARDRGVPKIAATTDSPNLLPMTLQDFLNHSEPLIGLEYITEIQIQGEVPYFHCELCDAKFDNNLKLPHIVGTKHRYQFIKKKDSDWARSIHASCERRSELTAKLADIARRLEEDEGRLISFIKVKQGTLYDRRDIKLEDEGLIPEDDSDEDNDNTDISHEKDGLLPLPSKDPYAQQEIPSLMALGDGILPIPDGIQPVVSAADKNMYAPQRDLSMERLKNRSPSGDRRDRSHHRSRDRRDNRDRRRDRSTEKPRGRSLERRPFRERSPRSIEDDDGPKDISDEIRDEMKRQERRKEEKRRAEERKRRHAEREEIERKEEKKRRKRDGSSRSDSRVSSPPPEAPKILDDDTKRLVMQNLTELAKCCVTNEADAELALQVSNALTQALLQYRMKNMPASVLQTLNVVGQQAAQQSVVQPQYQQQQPFPQQQYQQQQPNFNPTPNAISQQTASMSLPLGTIPQQPAYTNPQYRGPSTPGMTRENHIIPSPSGNSQMSRPQVNAGYFNNSVQTPPGVQQNVSGMVQSYQTNPAPQNVMRPQNLYPQGSQTPQNQNMSAQANFQQIAQQKEIMPQQQMQQQYSQQQMRQFPPQQYGHSPQQYGSSSQQVPPQQQPPQHQQPLPQQVQQQQTPQQQQPTQQQHPPQQQHPPQQQHPPQPQQQHPHQPQQQRPLQQQLPTHQQQLPQQLQYSQQSQQVNQDQSNYGPYPARYDGSPNRMSNQSNIHPLMGSNRAPNHQRNQPLMSPNRPQPLMNIGNNIETKEQLHGLMEQSFTQPLRQPMSQMQQSPIQEQKFQRAPQQSMMQQQQQFQQQHQHHQQQKRKPMLQQLHERRSSKQEYDNDDHMTRQMSSQPMYERQQMGMR from the exons ATGGAAAAACAGACTAATAGAAACCAAAATAATCAGCCACCACCACCTGCAACTTCAGTTAAATTAGAACAAAACATTGGAGGTAATAAAGCACAAAAGGGGATAAATGACATTTTTAATTATGCCACAAATGATATGAATAAAGTAAAacaagaaattgagacagaggaggaagaggaagaaaaatatttttgtggagTTTGTAACCACACTTCATACAGCTTAGAG GCCTACCAAGAGCATGTTGTTTCTGAACAACATGTAAACAGAGCTGCTCgtgtttttcattttgatgtGTCAGCGAAAAAACAATCAAAGGAAGATGGAAAAGATAAAGAAATCCACCATTGTGACATATGTGATGTTAACTGTAATGGAGATATATGTTGGACTGCTCATTTACAGGGTGCAAAGCATAAAAAg aaAGAGAAACTAAAAGCTTTAGAAGATGAAATAGCAAGAGCTGCCCGTGATAGAG GTGTTCCGAAAATTGCTGCCACGACTGACAGTCCAAATCTTTTACCAATGACCTTgcaggattttttaaatcattcagAACCACTGATCG GTCTGGAGTATATAACAGAGATACAGATCCAAGGAGAAGTGCCTTATTTCCATTGTGAACTTTGTGATGCAAAGTTTGATAACAACCTAAAGCTCCCGCATATCGTGGGTACGAAACATCGTTATCAATTTATT aaaaaaaaagatagcGACTGGGCAAGAAGTATTCATGCGTCCTGTGAGAGACGTTCTGAACTTACTGCCAAGCTTGCTGACATTGCCAGGAGGTTAGAAGAAGACGAAGGAAGGTTAATCTCGTTCATCAAAGTCAAGCAAGGAACACTTTATGACAGACGTGATATTAAGTTGGAGGACGAGGGGTTAATACCGG AAGATGACTCTGATGAGGACAATGACAATACTGACATCTCTCACGAAAAAGATGGTTTACTTCCTCTGCCTTCCAAAGATCCATATGCGCAGCAAGAAATACCTTCTTTAATGGCGTTAGGTGATGGCATTCTACCTATTCCCGATGGAATACAACCAGTTGTTAGTGCAGCTGACAAAAATATGTACGCCCCCCAAAGGGATTTAAGCATGGAGAGACTAAAGAATAGAAGCCCTAGTGGAGATCGCCGCGATCGAAGTCACCATCGTAGCCGAGACCGTCGCGATAATAGAGATAGAAGAAGAGATAGAAGTACCGAGAAACCTAGGGGGCGAAGTCTTGAGAGACGGCCGTTCCGAGAACGCTCTCCCCGATCTATTGAAGATGACGACGGTCCAAAAGACATTAGCGACGAAATTAGAGATGAAATGAAGAGGCAGGAACGACGGAAGGAAGAAAAGAGGCGTGCCGAAGAACGGAAACGGCGTCACGCCGAACGGGAAGAAATAGAAcgaaaagaagagaaaaaaagacGGAAGAGGGATGG TTCTTCAAGGAGCGATTCTAGG GTTTCGTCTCCTCCTCCTGAAGCACCGAAGATTTTAGACGATGACACGAAGCGTCTAGTTATGCAGAACCTGACTGAActt GCTAAATGCTGTGTGACAAACGAAGCTGATGCAGAACTAGCTTTGCAAGTTTCCAACGCGTTAACACAAGCGTTGCTGCAATATCGAATGAAGAACATGCCAGCTTCA GTTCTACAAACTTTAAATGTAGTTGGACAACAAGCTGCACAACAGTCCGTCGTTCAACCGCAGTACCAGCAACAACAGCCCTTTCCTCAGCAGCAGTATCAACAGCAGCAACCGAACTTTAACCCTACACCTAATGCGATATCACAACAAACTGCCTCTATGTCTTTGCCGCTTGGAACAATCCCACAGCAGCCTGCTTATACTAATCCGCAGTACCGTGGTCCATCAACGCCAGGCATGACGAGGGAGAATCATATAATTCCTTCGCCTTCCGGAAATAGTCAAATGTCGCGACCTCAGGTAAACGCTGGGTACTTCAACAACAGCGTGCAAACGCCTCCAGGTGTGCAGCAGAATGTATCTGGTATGGTACAATCCTATCAAACAAATCCTGCTCCGCAAAACGTAATGCGACCTCAGAACTTATATCCTCAAGGAAGCCAAACaccgcaaaatcaaaacatgtcaGCGCAAGCCAATTTTCAACAAATAGCCCAGCAGAAAGAGATTATGCCACAACAGCAAATGCAACAACAATATTCACAACAACAAATGCGTCAATTCCCGCCTCAACAATATGGTCATTCACCTCAGCAGTATGGCTCTTCGTCTCAGCAGGTTCCTCCACAGCAACAGCCACCTCAACATCAACAACCACTACCACAACAAGTCCAACAACAACAGACACCTCAACAACAACAGCCAACGCAGCAACAACATCCACCGCAGCAACAACACCCACCACAGCAGCAACATCCACCGCAACCGCAGCAACAACATCCACACCAACCGCAGCAACAACGTCCTCTGCAACAACAACTGCCAACCCACCAACAACAACTGCCGCAGCAGCTGCAATACTCCCAACAATCGCAGCAAGTTAACCAAGATCAAAGTAATTATGGCCCGTATCCAGCACGCTACGACGGAAGTCCTAATCGAATGTCCAACCAGTCAAACATTCACCCGTTGATGGGTTCTAACCGAGCTCCAAATCATCAGCGGAATCAGCCATTAATGAGCCCAAATCGCCCTCAGCCTTTAATGAATATAGGGAATAACATAGAAACTAAAGAACAGCTACACGGTTTGATGGAACAGTCTTTCACGCAGCCCCTACGCCAACCTATGAGTCAAATGCAGCAGTCTCCAATACAAGAGCAAAAGTTTCAGCGAGCGCCACAGCAGTCGATGATGCAACAGCAACAGCAATTTCAACAGCAGCACCAACACCACCAGCAGCAAAAACGCAAACCTATGCTGCAACAATTACACGAACGCCGTTCGAGCAAACAGGAATACGATAATGACGATCATATGACGCGTCAAATGTCTTCGCAGCCTATGTATGAGCGACAGCAGATGGGCATGAGATAA